From a single Gadus morhua chromosome 3, gadMor3.0, whole genome shotgun sequence genomic region:
- the suz12b gene encoding polycomb protein suz12-B isoform X1 — MSGGSCKANGAVYPASSAGMNSVKKPKMEQIQADHELFLQAFEKPTQIYRYLRTRNLIAPIFLHRTLTFMSHRNIRTNAKRKTFQVDDLLQRVERMKGEQESQCLASHLQLTFTGFFHKDEKPSQNSENEQTSVSLEVLLVKVCHKKRKDVSCPVKQVPTGKKQVPLNPDSNQTKLAPYPSLLVSSSEFEPSNSHMVKSYSLLFRVSLAGRREANGLVNGEANENIDVTETPSRKKRSSSHREEDGSTETYVAQMTVFDKNRRLQLLDGEYEVSMQGMEDSPVSKKRATWETILDGKRLPPFETFSQGPTLQFTLRWTGDAGAKSTAPVAKPLSTRNSDGSSPMETRTSHHRAAPLAVKDSLSMDIQTRRELVQCEPRQKLRIFYQFLYNNNTRQQTEARDDLHCPWCTLNCRRLYSLLKHLKLSHSRFIFNYVPHPKGARIDVSINECYDGSYVGNPQDIHSQPGFAFSRNGPVKRTAVTHILVCRPKRTKPSLSEFLESEDGELEQQRTYVSGHNRLYFHSDSCMPLRPQEMEEDSEDERDPEWLREKTATQLEEFTDVNEGEKEVMKLWNLHVMQKGVLSVSYSTNPNFIADNQMNQASMVFVETCGPFIARRNLCRNFLLHLVSMHDFNLVSLATIDRAMARLRGIQEELGPDVEPLEPLEHTLETAASCNGTIGASGGGSKLGKRTKCGMND, encoded by the exons ATGAGTGGCGGTAGTTGTAAAGCTAACGGCGCCGTGTATCCAGCTTCCTCCGCCGGAATGAACTCTGTGAAGAAGCCGAAGATGGAGCAGATCCAGGCCGACCATGAGCTGTTCCTGCAGGCCTTTGAAA AGCCCACACAGATATATCGATATCTCCGCACAAGGAACTTGATAGCT CCCATCTTCCTGCACAGGACCCTCACCTTCATGTCTCATAGAAACATTCGAACAAACGCCAAAAG GAAAACGTTCCAGGTGGATGATTTGTTGCAGAGAGTTGAGAGGATGAAGGGAGAGCAAGAATCTCAATG CCTCGCGTCCCATCTTCAGCTAACCTTTACTGGTTTCTTCCATAAGGATG AAAAGCCATCACAGAATTCAGAAAATGAACAAACCTCAGTGTCATTAGAGGTGCTACTTGTCAAAGTCTGTCATAAAAAGCGCAAG GATGTCAGCTGCCCAGTAAAGCAAGTGCCTACAGGTAAAAAGCAGGTGCCTTTGAATCCTGACAGCAACCAAACCAAGCTGGCCCCCTACCCCTCCTTATTGGTCTCCAGCAGCGAGTTTGAGCCCAGCAACAGTCACATGGTCAAGTCCTACTCGCTGCTGTTCAGAGTGTCCCTCGCAGGGAGGAGGGAAGCCAACGGGCTGGTCAATGGCGAGGCCAACGAGAACATCG ATGTTACAGAGACCCCAAGCAGAAAGAAGAGGAGTTCTTcgcacagagaggaggacggcTCTACCGAGACCTACGTTGCACAGATGACTGTCTTTGATAAAAACAG GAGACTGCAGCTGCTGGATGGAGAGTATGAGGTGTCGATGCAGGGCATGGAGGACAGCCCCGTGAGCAAGAAGAGAGCCACATGGGAGACCATCCTCGACGGGAAG AGGCTGCCTCCCTTCGAGACCTTCTCTCAGGGCCCCACGCTGCAGTTCACTCTGCGCTGGACCGGGGACGCCGGAGCCAAGTCCACGGCGCCTGTGGCCAAGCCCCTGTCCACGCGCAACTCCGACGGATCCAGCCCCATGGAGACCCGCACCAGCCACCACCGGGCCGCCCCACTGG CTGTGAAGGACTCTTTGAGCATGGACATCCAGACGAGGAGAGAGCTGGTCCAATGTGAACCGCGTCAAAAGCTGCGTATATTTTACCAG TTCCTGTACAACAACAACACGCGGCAGCAGACTGAGGCCCGGGACGACCTCCACTGCCCCTGGTGCACCCTGAACTGCAGGAGGCTTTACAGCCTGCTGAAGCACCTCAAGCTCTCCCACTCCCGCTTCATCTTCAACTATGTG CCTCATCCCAAAGGCGCCAGAATAGACGTGTCCATCAACGAGTGCTACGACGGCTCCTACGTGGGGAACCCTCAGGACATACACAGCCAGCCCGGCTTTGCCTTCAGCCGCAATGGGCCCGTCAAGAGGACTGCGGTCACCCACATCCTGGTGTGCAG ACCTAAGCGGACCAAGCCCAGCTTGTCTGAGTTCCTGGAGTCGGAGGACGGGGAGCTGGAGCAGCAGAGGACCTATGTGAGCGGCCACAACCGTCTCTACTTCCACAGCGACAGCTGCATGCCTCTCAGGCCGCAGGAAATGGAAGAGGACAGCGAGGACGAGCGGGACCCCGAGTGGCTCCGGGAGAAGACTGCCACG CAACTGGAGGAGTTCACCGACGTCAACGAGGGGGAAAAAGAGGTTATGAAGCTGTGGAACCTGCACGTCATGCAGAAGGG TGTCCTGTCCGTTTCATATTCAACCAACCCTaa CTTCATCGCGGACAACCAGATGAACCAGGCCAGCATGGTGTTTGTTGAAACCTGCGGCCCCTTCATCGCCCGCCGCAACCTCTGCCGCAACTTCCTGCTGCACCTGGTGAGCATGCACGACTTCAACCTGGTGAGCCTGGCCACCATCGACCGGGCCATGGCCCGCCTGCGCGGCATCCAGGAGGAGCTCGGGCCAGACGTAGAGCCCCTGGAGCCCCTGGAGCACACCCTGGAGACGGCTGCCAGCTGCAACGGCACCATCGGAGCCTCCGGGGGTGGCAGCAAGCTGGGCAAGAGGACAAAATGCGGCATGAACGACTGA
- the suz12b gene encoding polycomb protein suz12-B isoform X2, whose amino-acid sequence MSGGSCKANGAVYPASSAGMNSVKKPKMEQIQADHELFLQAFEKPTQIYRYLRTRNLIAPIFLHRTLTFMSHRNIRTNAKRKTFQVDDLLQRVERMKGEQESQCLASHLQLTFTGFFHKDEKPSQNSENEQTSVSLEVLLVKVCHKKRKDVSCPVKQVPTGKKQVPLNPDSNQTKLAPYPSLLVSSSEFEPSNSHMVKSYSLLFRVSLAGRREANGLVNGEANENIDVTETPSRKKRSSSHREEDGSTETYVAQMTVFDKNRRLQLLDGEYEVSMQGMEDSPVSKKRATWETILDGKRLPPFETFSQGPTLQFTLRWTGDAGAKSTAPVAKPLSTRNSDGSSPMETRTSHHRAAPLAVKDSLSMDIQTRRELVQCEPRQKLRIFYQFLYNNNTRQQTEARDDLHCPWCTLNCRRLYSLLKHLKLSHSRFIFNYVPHPKGARIDVSINECYDGSYVGNPQDIHSQPGFAFSRNGPVKRTAVTHILVCRPKRTKPSLSEFLESEDGELEQQRTYVSGHNRLYFHSDSCMPLRPQEMEEDSEDERDPEWLREKTATQLEEFTDVNEGEKEVMKLWNLHVMQKGFIADNQMNQASMVFVETCGPFIARRNLCRNFLLHLVSMHDFNLVSLATIDRAMARLRGIQEELGPDVEPLEPLEHTLETAASCNGTIGASGGGSKLGKRTKCGMND is encoded by the exons ATGAGTGGCGGTAGTTGTAAAGCTAACGGCGCCGTGTATCCAGCTTCCTCCGCCGGAATGAACTCTGTGAAGAAGCCGAAGATGGAGCAGATCCAGGCCGACCATGAGCTGTTCCTGCAGGCCTTTGAAA AGCCCACACAGATATATCGATATCTCCGCACAAGGAACTTGATAGCT CCCATCTTCCTGCACAGGACCCTCACCTTCATGTCTCATAGAAACATTCGAACAAACGCCAAAAG GAAAACGTTCCAGGTGGATGATTTGTTGCAGAGAGTTGAGAGGATGAAGGGAGAGCAAGAATCTCAATG CCTCGCGTCCCATCTTCAGCTAACCTTTACTGGTTTCTTCCATAAGGATG AAAAGCCATCACAGAATTCAGAAAATGAACAAACCTCAGTGTCATTAGAGGTGCTACTTGTCAAAGTCTGTCATAAAAAGCGCAAG GATGTCAGCTGCCCAGTAAAGCAAGTGCCTACAGGTAAAAAGCAGGTGCCTTTGAATCCTGACAGCAACCAAACCAAGCTGGCCCCCTACCCCTCCTTATTGGTCTCCAGCAGCGAGTTTGAGCCCAGCAACAGTCACATGGTCAAGTCCTACTCGCTGCTGTTCAGAGTGTCCCTCGCAGGGAGGAGGGAAGCCAACGGGCTGGTCAATGGCGAGGCCAACGAGAACATCG ATGTTACAGAGACCCCAAGCAGAAAGAAGAGGAGTTCTTcgcacagagaggaggacggcTCTACCGAGACCTACGTTGCACAGATGACTGTCTTTGATAAAAACAG GAGACTGCAGCTGCTGGATGGAGAGTATGAGGTGTCGATGCAGGGCATGGAGGACAGCCCCGTGAGCAAGAAGAGAGCCACATGGGAGACCATCCTCGACGGGAAG AGGCTGCCTCCCTTCGAGACCTTCTCTCAGGGCCCCACGCTGCAGTTCACTCTGCGCTGGACCGGGGACGCCGGAGCCAAGTCCACGGCGCCTGTGGCCAAGCCCCTGTCCACGCGCAACTCCGACGGATCCAGCCCCATGGAGACCCGCACCAGCCACCACCGGGCCGCCCCACTGG CTGTGAAGGACTCTTTGAGCATGGACATCCAGACGAGGAGAGAGCTGGTCCAATGTGAACCGCGTCAAAAGCTGCGTATATTTTACCAG TTCCTGTACAACAACAACACGCGGCAGCAGACTGAGGCCCGGGACGACCTCCACTGCCCCTGGTGCACCCTGAACTGCAGGAGGCTTTACAGCCTGCTGAAGCACCTCAAGCTCTCCCACTCCCGCTTCATCTTCAACTATGTG CCTCATCCCAAAGGCGCCAGAATAGACGTGTCCATCAACGAGTGCTACGACGGCTCCTACGTGGGGAACCCTCAGGACATACACAGCCAGCCCGGCTTTGCCTTCAGCCGCAATGGGCCCGTCAAGAGGACTGCGGTCACCCACATCCTGGTGTGCAG ACCTAAGCGGACCAAGCCCAGCTTGTCTGAGTTCCTGGAGTCGGAGGACGGGGAGCTGGAGCAGCAGAGGACCTATGTGAGCGGCCACAACCGTCTCTACTTCCACAGCGACAGCTGCATGCCTCTCAGGCCGCAGGAAATGGAAGAGGACAGCGAGGACGAGCGGGACCCCGAGTGGCTCCGGGAGAAGACTGCCACG CAACTGGAGGAGTTCACCGACGTCAACGAGGGGGAAAAAGAGGTTATGAAGCTGTGGAACCTGCACGTCATGCAGAAGGG CTTCATCGCGGACAACCAGATGAACCAGGCCAGCATGGTGTTTGTTGAAACCTGCGGCCCCTTCATCGCCCGCCGCAACCTCTGCCGCAACTTCCTGCTGCACCTGGTGAGCATGCACGACTTCAACCTGGTGAGCCTGGCCACCATCGACCGGGCCATGGCCCGCCTGCGCGGCATCCAGGAGGAGCTCGGGCCAGACGTAGAGCCCCTGGAGCCCCTGGAGCACACCCTGGAGACGGCTGCCAGCTGCAACGGCACCATCGGAGCCTCCGGGGGTGGCAGCAAGCTGGGCAAGAGGACAAAATGCGGCATGAACGACTGA